A window from Candidatus Nitrospira neomarina encodes these proteins:
- a CDS encoding GNAT family N-acetyltransferase, which produces MSAPSATCASFSDYERTIATLVTAFISDPFIRWMFPDAKQYLHYFPQALKNFAGRAFDHGSAYRSEDFKAAALWLPPGVSPDEEGLGTVLQEGVATERQGEVFAILEQASASHPPVAHWYLPAIGVEPMFQGKGYASALLAQGVAVCDGAHVAAYLEATNPVNIPLYRRFGFEIVGEIQAGSSQPIFPMLRAAR; this is translated from the coding sequence ATGTCCGCACCGTCAGCAACATGCGCATCCTTTTCCGACTACGAGAGAACAATCGCCACTCTCGTGACCGCGTTTATCTCCGATCCGTTCATTCGCTGGATGTTTCCCGACGCAAAGCAGTATCTGCATTACTTCCCACAAGCACTCAAAAACTTTGCTGGACGCGCCTTCGACCACGGATCGGCCTATCGTTCCGAGGACTTTAAAGCCGCAGCGCTCTGGCTCCCTCCCGGCGTCAGCCCTGACGAAGAGGGGCTCGGCACGGTCTTGCAAGAAGGCGTGGCCACTGAACGGCAAGGGGAAGTCTTTGCCATATTAGAACAGGCAAGCGCCTCACATCCCCCGGTGGCACACTGGTACCTGCCTGCCATTGGGGTTGAGCCGATGTTTCAGGGCAAGGGGTACGCCAGTGCGTTGCTTGCGCAGGGCGTTGCAGTGTGTGATGGGGCTCACGTTGCCGCTTATCTTGAGGCGACCAACCCGGTCAATATTCCTCTCTATAGGCGCTTCGGGTTCGAGATTGTGGGAGAAATTCAGGCTGGCAGTTCACAACCCATTTTCCCTATGCTCCGTGCCGCACGTTAA
- a CDS encoding TIR domain-containing protein → MLFISYSRVDVTETKILSGDLASKGVECWLDESNIPMGQAFVAKLGEALQRSDAFLMVDTPLSRRSHWVSREVKTAIRFRREGRSHTLARVYSPPCEGQVGSPWDNSFPLDTVACESLAELLAVRSTPRRVIAANADVSSVSIEGNGLGQPSNWSGRQDELRHLDEWWSEPARGAWIQGLGGNGKSGLVQTWITALGYLGYDEPVKAAVLYVPGREVVKLEDAVGRLKSWQLHAAHEGKLVFLDGYDEASPAADLEVLLQEALRLGCRAIITSRRQVPVPLVDRFRSINLSSMSRDDAPSMLSDFGSVRTVFPR, encoded by the coding sequence ATGCTGTTCATCTCCTATTCCAGAGTTGATGTCACAGAGACAAAGATTCTCTCTGGCGACCTCGCAAGTAAGGGAGTCGAGTGCTGGCTGGACGAATCCAACATCCCCATGGGTCAAGCCTTTGTGGCGAAGCTGGGAGAAGCGCTGCAACGATCCGATGCCTTCCTGATGGTGGATACGCCTCTCAGTCGTCGGTCCCACTGGGTGTCAAGAGAAGTCAAGACGGCGATCCGCTTTCGCAGAGAGGGCCGCTCTCACACGCTCGCTCGCGTCTACTCTCCGCCATGCGAAGGTCAAGTGGGATCACCGTGGGACAACTCATTTCCGCTAGACACTGTTGCGTGCGAGAGCCTTGCTGAACTCCTTGCAGTACGATCGACGCCAAGAAGAGTCATTGCCGCAAACGCGGATGTCTCGAGCGTCTCGATCGAAGGCAACGGACTCGGACAACCGAGTAATTGGTCGGGTCGGCAAGACGAGCTTCGCCACCTAGACGAGTGGTGGTCAGAGCCTGCCCGAGGCGCATGGATTCAGGGACTCGGGGGAAATGGGAAGAGTGGCCTGGTACAGACTTGGATCACCGCCCTTGGCTACCTCGGGTATGACGAACCGGTGAAAGCAGCTGTGCTTTATGTGCCTGGTCGAGAAGTCGTCAAGCTCGAAGACGCCGTTGGCAGACTGAAGAGCTGGCAACTACACGCCGCCCATGAGGGCAAATTGGTTTTCTTGGACGGCTATGATGAAGCCTCCCCAGCTGCCGACTTGGAAGTCCTGCTGCAGGAGGCGTTGCGGCTCGGATGTCGCGCAATTATCACGTCACGACGCCAAGTACCAGTCCCGCTCGTCGACAGGTTTAGGAGCATCAACTTGAGCTCTATGTCGCGTGACGATGCCCCATCCATGCTAAGCGACTTTGGCAGCGTACGAACTGTTTTTCCGCGCTGA
- a CDS encoding cation transporter has protein sequence MADCCNDKACEIEVLQDRQSSILKIVLAINAVMFFVELIAGLLAGSVSLIADSLDMLGDALVYGFSIYVVARGARMKAKAALLKGGIMAAFGLFVFGQAIYKMILPHVPVFETIGLIGLLALAANSLCLVLLWRHRGDDINMSSVWLCSRNDIIANMSVLCAAVGVWFTGSGWPDILVGLGLAALFLRSSIFVLRGAKEELRVIQT, from the coding sequence ATGGCTGATTGTTGCAATGACAAAGCGTGTGAAATCGAGGTGCTTCAAGATCGCCAAAGCTCGATACTCAAAATCGTGTTGGCGATTAATGCGGTTATGTTCTTCGTCGAACTGATCGCAGGACTGCTCGCTGGTTCTGTTTCCTTGATCGCTGATTCGCTGGATATGCTGGGCGATGCTCTGGTCTATGGCTTCAGTATTTACGTTGTCGCGCGCGGCGCAAGAATGAAAGCCAAGGCCGCTCTTCTCAAAGGCGGCATCATGGCGGCCTTTGGTCTGTTCGTGTTTGGGCAGGCGATATATAAAATGATTCTTCCCCATGTTCCCGTCTTCGAGACCATTGGCCTTATTGGCTTGCTTGCGCTTGCCGCCAATAGCCTGTGCCTTGTGCTGCTCTGGCGACATCGGGGAGATGACATCAATATGAGTTCCGTATGGTTATGTTCCCGTAACGATATTATTGCGAATATGTCGGTGCTGTGTGCCGCCGTGGGCGTATGGTTCACCGGTTCAGGCTGGCCGGATATACTTGTGGGTTTGGGACTCGCGGCCCTTTTTCTGCGGTCGTCGATATTCGTCTTGCGGGGTGCGAAGGAGGAGCTTCGAGTCATTCAGACCTGA
- a CDS encoding M48 family metalloprotease, which translates to MNTGKILAGVSILSLLLSSMGCGGSQSGQSSQQTDLIGGIGAALGMKQQKIDLLKKGVGVVQAMEPIGEEEEITLGEAVAVEAFSRFGGEYSNPAWTRYINLVGKTVAEVSDRPTLNYHFAILNSQEQNAFAAPGGYIFITVGLLKTLKNEAELAGVLAHEIAHVTQKHMLDAIRRGALMGSVSELSLTAMKQDPALFSNVIDEMTDLLFTKGLDKDKEFEADVVGVEYAYRAGYNPQGLEDYLQTLAKEEGHVESKFFTTHPSTTLRISKIDTLLKEYSDIKNLPFLAERFHQYVKAG; encoded by the coding sequence ATGAATACCGGAAAAATTTTGGCGGGTGTCAGCATTCTGAGTCTCCTCTTGTCCAGCATGGGATGCGGTGGATCACAATCCGGGCAATCGTCACAACAAACGGATCTCATTGGAGGTATCGGAGCGGCCCTTGGCATGAAACAACAGAAAATCGACCTTCTGAAAAAAGGCGTCGGTGTCGTTCAAGCGATGGAGCCTATCGGAGAAGAAGAGGAAATCACGTTGGGGGAAGCGGTCGCGGTGGAAGCCTTTAGCCGTTTCGGCGGGGAATATTCCAATCCAGCCTGGACACGCTATATCAATCTGGTGGGAAAGACGGTGGCGGAAGTCTCGGACCGGCCAACCCTGAACTACCATTTCGCCATTCTGAACAGTCAGGAACAGAATGCCTTTGCCGCTCCCGGTGGCTATATCTTCATCACCGTCGGGCTCTTGAAGACCTTGAAAAATGAAGCCGAATTAGCGGGCGTGTTGGCCCATGAGATTGCGCATGTCACCCAGAAACACATGCTGGACGCCATTCGCCGGGGAGCCCTGATGGGCAGTGTCTCGGAACTGTCACTCACCGCCATGAAACAGGATCCGGCGCTGTTCTCCAACGTCATCGACGAAATGACCGACCTCTTGTTCACCAAAGGTCTGGACAAGGACAAAGAATTTGAAGCCGATGTGGTAGGCGTAGAGTATGCCTATCGGGCAGGCTATAACCCGCAAGGACTGGAAGATTATCTGCAGACATTGGCCAAAGAAGAAGGGCATGTGGAGTCCAAGTTTTTCACCACGCATCCTTCCACCACCCTCCGTATCTCCAAAATCGATACACTCTTAAAAGAGTATTCCGACATCAAAAATCTGCCGTTTCTCGCGGAGCGGTTTCACCAATATGTGAAGGCGGGATAG
- a CDS encoding T6SS phospholipase effector Tle1-like catalytic domain-containing protein, giving the protein MERPERKDEKSGRPQPTNVLKVARAVRPRSGAGVEQVVYYHEGVGTERGLDKWTGGAFGRGMAHNVRALYRFLVYNYESEDEVYFFGFSRGAFTVRTLAGFMHKVGLLQKDDEYYTAEIYDLYHSTHQRMTRSGNMRFVI; this is encoded by the coding sequence GTGGAACGACCTGAGAGGAAAGACGAAAAATCCGGTCGACCGCAGCCGACTAACGTGCTCAAGGTGGCACGCGCAGTGCGGCCGCGATCGGGCGCGGGGGTCGAGCAGGTGGTCTACTACCATGAGGGGGTGGGGACCGAACGCGGGCTCGATAAATGGACCGGCGGAGCCTTTGGCCGTGGTATGGCGCACAACGTCCGTGCCCTGTACCGCTTTCTCGTCTATAACTACGAATCGGAGGATGAGGTGTATTTCTTCGGTTTTAGCCGCGGCGCATTCACGGTGCGGACGCTTGCGGGCTTCATGCATAAGGTGGGGCTGCTGCAAAAGGATGACGAGTATTACACCGCCGAGATCTACGACCTCTATCACTCAACACACCAACGGATGACCCGCAGTGGAAACATGCGTTTCGTAATATGA
- a CDS encoding TIGR02391 family protein, which produces MIDRYITLNRAVRATARLSRELLEAERYDEGSYAVGVLISLISRCLSDLERLWPKDLSAEDIKRINTLLGQGKQSAYYDILETHIPNLENTIDDYFLVQPSSDLAYAVLDLLHPRVTTAAYAHFRGGRFRDAVLNSIVVVFDMLRERTGLDADGAELVTETFSLQRPRLVFTSLDTESGRNEQKGFIQILQGYYLGIRNPKAHSLTIETDQVSSAQYLVLSSILCRKIEEATKIDTDQ; this is translated from the coding sequence ATGATTGATCGATACATCACACTGAACCGGGCTGTTCGGGCAACCGCAAGACTTTCTCGGGAATTGCTTGAAGCAGAGAGATATGACGAAGGCAGCTACGCCGTCGGAGTCCTCATTTCATTAATATCACGCTGTTTGTCTGATCTTGAGCGTTTATGGCCCAAAGATCTTTCCGCAGAAGATATTAAACGCATCAACACTCTCTTAGGACAAGGAAAGCAAAGCGCTTACTATGACATTCTTGAGACACACATTCCAAACCTGGAGAATACAATTGATGACTATTTTCTAGTTCAGCCGTCCAGTGACCTTGCTTATGCAGTTCTGGATCTCCTACATCCTCGCGTTACAACCGCCGCATACGCTCACTTTCGTGGGGGTCGCTTCCGGGATGCAGTTCTAAATTCCATAGTTGTTGTCTTCGACATGTTGCGAGAACGGACAGGACTCGATGCCGATGGCGCAGAATTGGTAACAGAGACTTTTTCATTACAACGTCCGCGGTTAGTCTTTACTTCACTTGATACTGAATCGGGGCGAAATGAGCAAAAGGGTTTCATTCAAATTTTACAGGGTTACTATCTCGGAATTCGCAATCCGAAAGCCCATTCTCTGACAATCGAAACAGACCAGGTTTCGTCTGCACAGTACCTTGTCTTATCGAGCATTCTATGCAGAAAAATAGAAGAAGCAACCAAAATCGACACCGATCAATAA
- a CDS encoding pentapeptide repeat-containing protein translates to MAIAQPIPSEIRALLTQGPEGVSAWNEWRDQHPGVRPDLRDSDFTGVDLTGVNLSEANLSGARLDNVNLTGANLWRLYISQASFESADLSRAHVAWSYLAYVNLDRAILHRTVLKETNLTGSTFRDADLEGSDLSATYLFRTKFTNANLSNAILEHASLIECDLSDAVLTGSFVYGLSAWQIQGKPKDQTNLVITPQGENDVVTDDLRLAQFLYLLLGNEEIRDVIDVVTSKVVLILGRFTPERKSILDALRRELRLGSWVPVVFDFERPSNRNLTETISTLAHMARFVIADITEAKSIPQELQRIVPGLPSLPIQPIILSSTYEYGMFSDFRDYPWVLTPYHYDGLEDLIKSLDDKIVSPAARKAEDIIQRRREFLKQM, encoded by the coding sequence ATGGCAATCGCGCAGCCCATCCCGAGCGAGATTCGTGCCCTGTTGACGCAAGGGCCTGAGGGGGTCTCTGCCTGGAACGAGTGGAGAGACCAACATCCTGGAGTTCGCCCCGATCTGAGAGATTCAGATTTTACGGGCGTGGACCTGACTGGTGTCAATTTGAGTGAAGCTAACTTGAGTGGGGCCCGTTTGGACAACGTTAACCTAACTGGAGCGAATCTATGGCGTCTCTACATCTCCCAGGCTAGCTTCGAATCAGCCGACCTCAGCCGCGCGCATGTGGCCTGGTCGTATTTGGCCTATGTCAATCTCGATCGAGCGATACTGCATAGGACCGTGTTAAAAGAAACCAATCTAACCGGTTCCACTTTCAGAGACGCCGACCTTGAGGGCTCCGATCTTTCCGCGACCTACCTGTTCAGGACGAAATTCACGAACGCGAACCTGAGCAACGCCATTCTCGAGCATGCATCGCTTATCGAATGCGACTTGTCTGACGCTGTTCTTACGGGCTCCTTCGTTTACGGATTGTCTGCTTGGCAAATCCAAGGTAAGCCCAAGGATCAAACGAATCTGGTGATTACACCGCAAGGAGAGAACGACGTTGTCACGGACGACCTGCGGTTAGCTCAATTCCTTTATCTTCTGCTCGGTAACGAGGAGATTCGTGACGTCATCGACGTTGTTACCTCTAAGGTCGTGCTGATCCTTGGCAGATTTACACCGGAGCGAAAGTCGATCCTGGATGCGCTTCGGCGTGAACTCCGACTCGGAAGTTGGGTGCCTGTGGTCTTCGACTTTGAGAGGCCATCGAATCGAAATCTCACGGAAACGATATCGACGCTCGCTCACATGGCGCGATTTGTTATCGCCGACATTACGGAAGCGAAGAGCATCCCACAGGAGCTGCAACGGATCGTTCCGGGCCTGCCATCGCTTCCCATACAGCCGATTATTCTCTCGTCCACATATGAATATGGGATGTTCTCGGATTTCAGAGATTATCCGTGGGTTCTCACGCCCTATCATTATGATGGCTTAGAAGATCTGATAAAATCGCTTGACGATAAGATCGTCAGTCCAGCGGCCAGAAAGGCAGAGGACATCATCCAGCGGCGCAGGGAATTCCTGAAACAGATGTGA
- a CDS encoding DUF2235 domain-containing protein, translated as MKEARAYPPIHFIGVWDTVGALGVPGALGQLFNRNKYKYHDVGLHPTILHAYQALAIDERRKPFAPSVWQRPSGWTGTLEQVWFAGVLSNVGGGYHPDGLANEALHWMVEKAEGLGLEFDKSFLDHYQPCFNLVLQDSMSAMCKVMGPRARLIGQQAGDDEAVHQSAIDRVNLPDCHYDPKNLRIYLSRTASAKVVNTTRIARGTPCA; from the coding sequence ATGAAGGAGGCAAGAGCATATCCACCGATTCACTTCATCGGTGTCTGGGACACGGTGGGTGCGCTTGGTGTACCGGGTGCGCTGGGACAACTGTTCAATCGCAACAAGTACAAATACCATGACGTCGGTCTGCATCCGACTATCCTGCATGCTTATCAGGCACTGGCCATTGACGAACGCCGCAAACCGTTTGCACCTAGTGTCTGGCAGCGACCATCGGGCTGGACCGGGACGCTCGAGCAAGTCTGGTTTGCGGGCGTGCTTTCCAACGTCGGCGGCGGCTACCATCCAGACGGATTGGCGAACGAAGCTTTGCACTGGATGGTTGAAAAGGCTGAAGGGTTGGGACTCGAATTTGACAAGTCGTTCCTAGACCATTACCAACCGTGCTTCAACTTGGTGCTCCAGGATTCGATGAGTGCGATGTGCAAAGTGATGGGACCACGTGCCAGATTAATCGGCCAACAGGCTGGCGACGATGAGGCAGTGCATCAGTCAGCGATTGATCGTGTGAACCTTCCCGACTGCCACTATGATCCCAAGAATCTGCGCATCTACCTGTCGCGGACCGCGAGCGCCAAAGTGGTCAACACGACGCGCATTGCGCGCGGCACACCGTGTGCATAA